The Entelurus aequoreus isolate RoL-2023_Sb linkage group LG08, RoL_Eaeq_v1.1, whole genome shotgun sequence genome segment gggtgcattttaatttcttacacacacttgttattacatatgttggccagagggggagcacttcaaatttttacacacacttgttattttatatgttgaccagagggtggggcgggggggcacttttaaaaccgacatacagtcagtttgaaaaatccctcctttttgggaccaccctaattttgatagatttcaccagcaggggtgcaaatgagacattctctattagatgcaatggttttccgtatggggaccatgatttcggtactaacttgttcaccggtcctcatatggacggtacttttccttgttgatgtctcaagaagggtagaaatacaagaacacacacacacacacacacacacacacacacacacacacacacacacacacacacacacacacacacacacacacacacacacacacacacacacagctaaaTAATTGAAAGTTGTTGCTATGATGTAGCTTCTTATTGCATAAGGTGTTGGGAGTATTGCAGAAtgtgttgaaaggactagttggtacaatccctggggactctgtaTGGCAgcggcgtcctcctccctgagccaggcttgcacctgactgCTCAATACTACGTCGCACATTTACCAAACAAGGCACTTCGGCATGGAAAACTCTTACTAGAACTACAAGTATGAAAATCAATTTTCTTTTTGCATTAAATGTGAGTCAAATCCATTCGGAGCCTTTTATTTCGCCGTATTTGAAGCTTCCGttggtgctgctgctgctgctgccgccTCTGTTTGCCTTGGAGGATGCATGTTTGGAGGCCTGCCAGTGTTCACGCGGGGATTTACGCTGGTTGTTACTGTTGGTCTGCTGCAGCGTGTCGGCTTGACTGTCAGTTTCCTGCCGGGGCTGCGGCCGGGTGTCCTTCCCGTGGGTACCTTCGGGGGCATCGGCCGGCTCGTCTTCACCGTTGACGTACCGCTGCCGCTTCTCTTGGGCCACGTTGGCGGCGTTCTGCTGGCACGGTGTCTCTTTTTTACCGAGGTGGGTGGTAGGGAGTGGCTGGTCGTGAGGCCGCGTGTACACCACGGGGGGCTTGATAGCGATGTTGTAGCCCGGCGGGGCTGACGGTGCGTTCCAGGAGGAAGGGTAGCTGTTGTATTCGTCTGTGTTGAGCAGGCCCAGTCCTCTTGACAATCCAAAGACCTCCTCGTCGCACATGTTCCTGTGACGGGAGCGCAGAATCTCCCAGATGGTAGCGATGCCCAGATGAAGCATCTCCCATATATTGAGAACCAGACAAAGCAAGGAGACGGTGTACATAATGAGGAGGAAGATGGTCTTCTCGGTGGGCCGTGATATGAAGCAGTCCACATTGTGGGGGCATGGGAGGACTGAACATATGTAGGTGGTTGGCACTGCAAAGCCGTAAAGCTTGTACTGTACACCCAGGAAGGCCACCTCCAGGACGGAGCGCGCTATAAGCTGAAAGATGTAAATACGCATCAGACCATCCTTTTTGATGTGCCGGCGCCCATCATGGCGTGCCTTTGTTTTTGCTTTTGCAGCATCGCCGCCGTCGCTCTCCAGCTCCGCCACCTCATAGATCATggggtcttcttcttcttcgtcatcCTGCGGCACTTTGTTCCGACTATGCCGCTTCCTGTCAGCAAGGCAGTGCTTTTTGGCTTTCCTGCTGGACAAACCGTTCGCTACGTCACAGTCCGCCTGCTCCTCGGCCTGAGCGATCTTGTTGACGGCGTAGCCCAGGTACAAGAGCGAGGGCGTGGCCACCAGGATGATCTGGAAGACCCAGAAGCGCACGTGCGAGAGCGGCGCGAAGGAGTCGTAGCATATGTTCTCGCAGCCTGGCTGGGCCGTGTTGCACACAAACTTGCTCTGCTCGTCGTAGTAGATTGACTCGCCTCCGACGGCCGTCAGCACAATGCGGAAGACGATGAGGACGGTGAGCCAGATCTTGCCCACAAACGTGGAGTGGTTGTGGATTTCCTCCAGCAGCCGAGTCAGGAAACTCCAGCTCATTGTTACACGGCCTGTAAAAACACACAATTACGTTTAGTTATCTCACTGCATAAAGAGTAAAATAGAATCATCAAGGACAATATATAcatgttccaatcagggttttatgaTGCCGATTCtgataccaatcatccatgagtgagatcgtccgggtattattccctgagtttgtaaacataaaaaaatatacaaatatacatttacatatgtatgtatatatatatatatatatatatatatatatatatatatatatatatatatatatatatatatatatatatatatatatatatatatatatatatatatatatatatatatatatatatatacacacacatatatatgtatatatatatatatatatacacatatatatatatatacacacatatatatatatatatatatatacatatatatatatacatatatacatacatacatacatacataaatatacactaccgttcaaaagtttggggtcacccaaacaattttgtggaatagccttcatttctaagaacaagaataggctgtcgcgtttcagatgaaagttctctttttctggccattttgagcgtttaattgaccccacaaatgtgatgctccagaaactcaatctgctcaaaggaaggtcagttttgtagcttctgtaacgagctaaactgttttcagatgtgtgaacatgattgcacaagggtcttctaatcatcaattagccttctgagccaatgagcaaacacattgtaccattagaacactggagtgatagttgctggaaatgggcctctatacacctatgtagatattgcaccaaaaaccagacatttgcagctagaatagtcatttaccacattagcaatgtatagagtgtacttctttaaagttaagactagtttaaagttatcttcattgaaaaataaggacattttaatgtgaccccaaacttttgaacggtagtgtatatatatatatatatatatatatatatatatatatatatatatatatatatatatatatatatatatatatatatatatttatatatatatatatatatatatatgtatatatatatatatatatatatatacatacatatacagtatatatatatatactgtacatatatatatatatatatatgtatatatacatacatatatagtatatatacatatatatatatatactgtacatatatatatatatatatacatacatacatacatatataaatatacatacatatatatacatatacagtatatatacatataaatatatatatatatatatatatatatatatatatatatatatactgttcatatatatatatgtatatatatatatctcgcagtaatatcgatctaatcactcaAGTATcaattatatactgatactacccttggtatcgacaccaccaatttggGGTTTGATCCACCCTCCTCTTGCTGACACATCAACAGTGGCTGCTATATCATACTCTCTCTTAACTTTTATGAATCTACTTGTACACAACTGCTTACTTTGTACTTGTATTTTtttcatctacacttcttaaagtttactaggcacttatttcttctgtttttttttcaagctaGCTTTGTGGTCAGTTTAGCTATTAGCGTACCTGCTTCTGGCTTGCTCTTGGTGTAAAACATGTTTAACCTCATCCTCCTTAAAATACTAAGACATGCAGTTATTTCCTATAATGgaagtgattattattaacttaggggagggtctccacactgtgtatggagacacataattagctgctaactTCTTTCACGAAAATCGTCCGATATTGATCGGTGGCCGGATCGGTCGGCACATCCCTGTATACAATACTTCCTaaaagtacaaaaccccaaaccagtaaagttggcacgttgtgtaaatcgtaaataaaaacagaatacaattatttgcaagtccttttgattggttgattgaaacttttattagtagattgcacatttcagtacaaattccgtacaattgaccactaaatggtaacactcgaataagtttttcaacttgtttaagtcggggtccacgtaatcaattcatggtaaactcatattcaatttatattcaattgaatagactgcaaagacaagatatttaatgttcgaactgagaaacttctttttttttgtgcaaataatcattaacttagaatttaatggcagcaacacattgcaaaaaagttggcagaggggcatttttaccactgtgttacatggcctttccttttaacgacactccgttaacgtttgggaactgaggagaccaatttttgaagcttttcaggtggaattatttcccattcttgcttgatgtacagcttaagttgttcaacttttccactttgcatcagtccatcttagatgagctcgggcccaacgaagccagctgtgtttctgggtgttgttgataaatgactttcgctttgcatagtagagttttaacttgcacttacagatgtagctacgaactgtagttactgacagtggttttctgaagtgttcctgaacccatgtggtgatatcctttacacactgatgtcgctttttaatgcagtaccgcctgagggattgaaggtccgcaatatcgcttatgtgcagtgatttctccagattctctggaccttttgatgatattacggaccgtaaatagtgaaatccctaaattccttgcaatagctcgttgaaaaatgttgttcttaaactgttcgacaatttgctcacgcatttgttcacaaagtggtgaccctcgccccatccttctttgtgaatgactgagcatttcatggaagcttcttttgtacccaatcatggcacccacctgttcccaattagcctattcacctgtgggatgttccaaataagtgtttgatgagcatacctcaactttctcagtcttttttgccacatgtgccagcttttttgaaacatgttgcaggcatctaattcaaaatgagttaatatttgcaaaaaattaagttttccagttcgaacgttaagtatcttgtctttgcagtctattcaattgaatataggttaaaaaggattttcaaatcattgtattttgtttttatttatacaacgtgccaacttccctggttttgggggtTTGTAAGTAGTCAGTTTACAGCTTGCATTGCAATTAACCACAGCTCTCCTAGAACAAAACAACAGAACGAAACCAAACTCTTCTGTGGAGGTAACAATGAATAATTCCTACACATGAAAGCAATCACACAAACTTGTTTagaatcacacacaaataaaacacAATAGAGACACACTGTTATGGTTACTCACAACATACCTGAAAACACACATTGTGCCGTTTTGCTTTTCTCTCTCTACAtgtaaacaatatattttttgtagatCTGCACCCTAAAGTGCTTGGCTTTAAGTACAAAAGGGAAGGGCATTGCCAGGATTGGAATGTGTAACCATAATTACCATTGTTAACTGCATGTGCTTCATAGGCTTTCTTTTACTGGCGGACATCACTAAGGCCCATCCAGATGTTGCATAAACAGGAAATCCTCTCATCTGGTTTAAACGTGATAACAcgtatttatatccaacaatgtACAATCTAAGCCCACCCACCCTTTAACCTATCTGCACACATGAGGCATGTAACCACAGAACGTTGTATGCATGTTGAGGACTCTGTGACTATGTTTCCATGTTATGGAGCCAGCCTAGTGGAGTAAGAAAGAAAATCCAGACTGAGCCTCATTAACAATGTTTAAAAGTGCACATTTGGGCTTGttgtagaacagacctgggcattctgcggcccgtgggccgcatccggccctttgtgcgtccctgtccggcccgcgtgaggccaattataaattacaaaatacattttaaaaagtatctatgtcgagtgtgcaatacaacggtgctgcttttgttttgaaaatcgttatttgtattacttccgtgtggacgtatgcgtgtgcgtgattgtgagtgaatgtgaacagctgcaatcattaattacaaaataaagttgaaaaaacatctacgtcgtgcgcgcaatacaactgtgctgcttttattttgaaaagtattatttatgggcgtgtgtccgtgtgtaacctgcgagtgaaggtgcacatgcagcgacaagtgatgcacggtttacacccgagacgctaaaaagagaaaagttgatgacgaatggcgtgtttccaacaagacatggactgccatgcaacgttccctctaaggtgcgtgcctgtgcaattgcgcactgctcaagcgtctgctgcgcgcagcaaatatatgtcgcgcaccaaatcaaatcccatctgaattctaaacaaaataaacatatttattctatgtaattttgcaatgcaactttgagtgacagtgacaacaagcggccctaacggtgttcgtcaacaccgttcaattgaacaccgttcaattattgtaacgtctatcgagatgcttcgaggccaggaattatatcgatcactttattgagcaaaactgtttatattcggccataaccacaccaaaaacataagtaaaacacttctatctcgaaaaactagtcattttctgccgtacaaaccaggccaaaaccaacttgtcaccaacacgcatagcactaaaccactggtgcgtttatggccacacaaaaagtcggacaactcaaacaccacacaaagttacactatgactcctcagtcatacgtgtgcttattttactgtcatttattattaatgttaatttatttatattagtcatggaatgctgttacacacactatgttgaagtattactattattatttattattattattattatttatcttacggtatatatcaaaaataatattgagcaagatttaattgaaatattgtcgatgtggccctccagcagtgctcgggttgctcatgcggcccccggtaaaaattaattgcccacccctgttgtagAATGTACTTTTTATTATAGCAACCAAAGTAAGGGTGGATGGGGAGAACCCAAGCACAACCCTTACAGTCATATCACAGATGACAAACATAGAATATAAATACAATGTGGGACTAGGGTCAAAACAACAATATTTGGAATTTAAAGCTACTGCCACAAATAAACTAGGACCGCCACAGCAAGATTCGGCGCTACCTGTTCGCCCtcactcataaacacattatatttataaaacaatgggACTGACCGTCAATGTGGCTTGTAGTTACAACTTCGTACAGTAAGTGGCGGGATGTTTTGGAACTCTGCTTCCTACCACTCCTCATATGCACTTTGGGCTTGACCTACTAGGATCCAAatatc includes the following:
- the LOC133655435 gene encoding gap junction gamma-1 protein-like isoform X2, which translates into the protein MSWSFLTRLLEEIHNHSTFVGKIWLTVLIVFRIVLTAVGGESIYYDEQSKFVCNTAQPGCENICYDSFAPLSHVRFWVFQIILVATPSLLYLGYAVNKIAQAEEQADCDVANGLSSRKAKKHCLADRKRHSRNKVPQDDEEEEDPMIYEVAELESDGGDAAKAKTKARHDGRRHIKKDGLMRIYIFQLIARSVLEVAFLGVQYKLYGFAVPTTYICSVLPCPHNVDCFISRPTEKTIFLLIMYTVSLLCLVLNIWEMLHLGIATIWEILRSRHRNMCDEEVFGLSRGLGLLNTDEYNSYPSSWNAPSAPPGYNIAIKPPVVYTRPHDQPLPTTHLGKKETPCQQNAANVAQEKRQRYVNGEDEPADAPEGTHGKDTRPQPRQETDSQADTLQQTNSNNQRKSPREHWQASKHASSKANRGGSSSSSTNGSFKYGEIKGSEWI
- the LOC133655435 gene encoding gap junction gamma-1 protein-like isoform X1 → MRSGRKQSSKTSRHLLYEVVTTSHIDGRVTMSWSFLTRLLEEIHNHSTFVGKIWLTVLIVFRIVLTAVGGESIYYDEQSKFVCNTAQPGCENICYDSFAPLSHVRFWVFQIILVATPSLLYLGYAVNKIAQAEEQADCDVANGLSSRKAKKHCLADRKRHSRNKVPQDDEEEEDPMIYEVAELESDGGDAAKAKTKARHDGRRHIKKDGLMRIYIFQLIARSVLEVAFLGVQYKLYGFAVPTTYICSVLPCPHNVDCFISRPTEKTIFLLIMYTVSLLCLVLNIWEMLHLGIATIWEILRSRHRNMCDEEVFGLSRGLGLLNTDEYNSYPSSWNAPSAPPGYNIAIKPPVVYTRPHDQPLPTTHLGKKETPCQQNAANVAQEKRQRYVNGEDEPADAPEGTHGKDTRPQPRQETDSQADTLQQTNSNNQRKSPREHWQASKHASSKANRGGSSSSSTNGSFKYGEIKGSEWI